One stretch of Manis pentadactyla isolate mManPen7 chromosome 10, mManPen7.hap1, whole genome shotgun sequence DNA includes these proteins:
- the GPRC5B gene encoding G-protein coupled receptor family C group 5 member B isoform X4, which translates to MRTRQVLAFLLLFVIASGASENASTSRGCGLDLLPQYVSLCDLDTIWGIVVEAVAGAGALITLLLMLILLVRLPFVKDKEKKDPVGLHFLFLMGTLGLFGLTFAFIIREDETICSVRRFLWGVLFALCFSCLLSQAWRVRSLVRHGKSPSGWQLVGLALCLMLVQVIIAIEWLVLTVLRDAKPACTYESMDFVMALIYDMILLMATLGLALFTLCGKFKKWKQNGACILVTAFLSMLIWVAWMTMYLFGNTRLQQGEAWGDPTLAITLVASGWVFVIFHAIPEIHCTILPAPQENTPNYFDTSQPRMRETAFEEDVQLPRTYMENKAFSMDEHNAALRTAGFRNGSLGNRPSAPFRSNVYQPTEMAVVLNGGTIPTAPPSYTGRHLW; encoded by the exons atgagAACCCGCCAGGTACTCGCCTTCCTCTTGCTCTTCGTGATCGCCTCCGGGGCCTCTGAGAACGCCAGCACGTCCCGGGGCTGTGGGCTGGACCTCCTCCCTCAGTACGTGTCCCTGTGCGACCTGGACACCATCTGGGGCATCGTGGTGGAGGCAGTGGCCGGGGCGGGCGCCCTGATCACGCTGCTCCTGATGCTTATCCTGCTGGTGCGGCTGCCATTTGTTAAGGACAAGGAGAAGAAGGACCCTGTGGGCCTCCACTTCCTCTTCCTCATGGGCACCCTGGGCCTCTTCGGGCTGACGTTTGCCTTCATCATCCGGGAGGATGAGACCATCTGCTCAGTCCGCCGGTTCCTCTGGGGTGTCCTCTTCGCACTCTGCTTCTCTTGCCTGCTGAGCCAGGCGTGGCGCGTGCGGAGCCTGGTGCGCCACGGCAAGAGCCCTTCAGGCTGGCAGCTGGTGGGCCTGGCACTGTGCCTGATGCTGGTGCAGGTCATCATCGCCATCGAGTGGCTGGTGCTGACCGTGTTGCGGGACGCGAAGCCAGCCTGCACCTACGAGTCCATGGACTTTGTGATGGCCCTCATCTATGACATGATTCTGCTCATGGCCACTCTGGGGCTGGCCCTCTTCACGCTGTGCGGCAAGTTCAAGAAGTGGAAGCAGAATGGGGCCTGCATCCTGGTTACAGCCTTCCTCTCCATGCTCATCTGGGTGGCCTGGATGACCATGTACCTCTTTGGCAACACCAGGCTGCAGCAGGGAGAAGCCTGGGGTGACCCCACCTTGGCCATTACACTGGTGGCCAGTGGCTGGGTCTTCGTCATCTTCCATGCCATCCCTGAGATCCACTGCACCATTCTGCCGGCcccgcaggagaacacacccaactacTTTGACACATCCCAGCCGAGGATGCGGGAGACGGCGTTTGAGGAGGATGTGCAGCTACCGCGGACCTATATGGAGAACAAGGCCTTCTCGATGGATGAACACAATGCAG CTCTGCGAACGGCAGGATTTCGCAATGGCAGCTTGGGAAACAGACCCAGCGCTCCATTCAGAAGCAATGTGTATCAGCCAACTGAGATGGCTGTTGTACTCAACGGTGGGACT ATCCCAACTGCTCCGCCAAGTTACACTGGAAGACACCTCTGGTGA
- the GPRC5B gene encoding G-protein coupled receptor family C group 5 member B isoform X2: protein MSHISGSPAGSKERKMRTRQVLAFLLLFVIASGASENASTSRGCGLDLLPQYVSLCDLDTIWGIVVEAVAGAGALITLLLMLILLVRLPFVKDKEKKDPVGLHFLFLMGTLGLFGLTFAFIIREDETICSVRRFLWGVLFALCFSCLLSQAWRVRSLVRHGKSPSGWQLVGLALCLMLVQVIIAIEWLVLTVLRDAKPACTYESMDFVMALIYDMILLMATLGLALFTLCGKFKKWKQNGACILVTAFLSMLIWVAWMTMYLFGNTRLQQGEAWGDPTLAITLVASGWVFVIFHAIPEIHCTILPAPQENTPNYFDTSQPRMRETAFEEDVQLPRTYMENKAFSMDEHNAALRTAGFRNGSLGNRPSAPFRSNVYQPTEMAVVLNGGTIPHRRLCST, encoded by the exons ATGAGTCACATTTCTGGGAGCCCGGCTGGCAGCAAAG agagaaagatgagAACCCGCCAGGTACTCGCCTTCCTCTTGCTCTTCGTGATCGCCTCCGGGGCCTCTGAGAACGCCAGCACGTCCCGGGGCTGTGGGCTGGACCTCCTCCCTCAGTACGTGTCCCTGTGCGACCTGGACACCATCTGGGGCATCGTGGTGGAGGCAGTGGCCGGGGCGGGCGCCCTGATCACGCTGCTCCTGATGCTTATCCTGCTGGTGCGGCTGCCATTTGTTAAGGACAAGGAGAAGAAGGACCCTGTGGGCCTCCACTTCCTCTTCCTCATGGGCACCCTGGGCCTCTTCGGGCTGACGTTTGCCTTCATCATCCGGGAGGATGAGACCATCTGCTCAGTCCGCCGGTTCCTCTGGGGTGTCCTCTTCGCACTCTGCTTCTCTTGCCTGCTGAGCCAGGCGTGGCGCGTGCGGAGCCTGGTGCGCCACGGCAAGAGCCCTTCAGGCTGGCAGCTGGTGGGCCTGGCACTGTGCCTGATGCTGGTGCAGGTCATCATCGCCATCGAGTGGCTGGTGCTGACCGTGTTGCGGGACGCGAAGCCAGCCTGCACCTACGAGTCCATGGACTTTGTGATGGCCCTCATCTATGACATGATTCTGCTCATGGCCACTCTGGGGCTGGCCCTCTTCACGCTGTGCGGCAAGTTCAAGAAGTGGAAGCAGAATGGGGCCTGCATCCTGGTTACAGCCTTCCTCTCCATGCTCATCTGGGTGGCCTGGATGACCATGTACCTCTTTGGCAACACCAGGCTGCAGCAGGGAGAAGCCTGGGGTGACCCCACCTTGGCCATTACACTGGTGGCCAGTGGCTGGGTCTTCGTCATCTTCCATGCCATCCCTGAGATCCACTGCACCATTCTGCCGGCcccgcaggagaacacacccaactacTTTGACACATCCCAGCCGAGGATGCGGGAGACGGCGTTTGAGGAGGATGTGCAGCTACCGCGGACCTATATGGAGAACAAGGCCTTCTCGATGGATGAACACAATGCAG CTCTGCGAACGGCAGGATTTCGCAATGGCAGCTTGGGAAACAGACCCAGCGCTCCATTCAGAAGCAATGTGTATCAGCCAACTGAGATGGCTGTTGTACTCAACGGTGGGACT attccacatagaagATTGTGcagtacttga
- the GPRC5B gene encoding G-protein coupled receptor family C group 5 member B isoform X3 — MSVVSERKMRTRQVLAFLLLFVIASGASENASTSRGCGLDLLPQYVSLCDLDTIWGIVVEAVAGAGALITLLLMLILLVRLPFVKDKEKKDPVGLHFLFLMGTLGLFGLTFAFIIREDETICSVRRFLWGVLFALCFSCLLSQAWRVRSLVRHGKSPSGWQLVGLALCLMLVQVIIAIEWLVLTVLRDAKPACTYESMDFVMALIYDMILLMATLGLALFTLCGKFKKWKQNGACILVTAFLSMLIWVAWMTMYLFGNTRLQQGEAWGDPTLAITLVASGWVFVIFHAIPEIHCTILPAPQENTPNYFDTSQPRMRETAFEEDVQLPRTYMENKAFSMDEHNAALRTAGFRNGSLGNRPSAPFRSNVYQPTEMAVVLNGGTIPTAPPSYTGRHLW; from the exons ATGTCTGTGgtgtcagagagaaagatgagAACCCGCCAGGTACTCGCCTTCCTCTTGCTCTTCGTGATCGCCTCCGGGGCCTCTGAGAACGCCAGCACGTCCCGGGGCTGTGGGCTGGACCTCCTCCCTCAGTACGTGTCCCTGTGCGACCTGGACACCATCTGGGGCATCGTGGTGGAGGCAGTGGCCGGGGCGGGCGCCCTGATCACGCTGCTCCTGATGCTTATCCTGCTGGTGCGGCTGCCATTTGTTAAGGACAAGGAGAAGAAGGACCCTGTGGGCCTCCACTTCCTCTTCCTCATGGGCACCCTGGGCCTCTTCGGGCTGACGTTTGCCTTCATCATCCGGGAGGATGAGACCATCTGCTCAGTCCGCCGGTTCCTCTGGGGTGTCCTCTTCGCACTCTGCTTCTCTTGCCTGCTGAGCCAGGCGTGGCGCGTGCGGAGCCTGGTGCGCCACGGCAAGAGCCCTTCAGGCTGGCAGCTGGTGGGCCTGGCACTGTGCCTGATGCTGGTGCAGGTCATCATCGCCATCGAGTGGCTGGTGCTGACCGTGTTGCGGGACGCGAAGCCAGCCTGCACCTACGAGTCCATGGACTTTGTGATGGCCCTCATCTATGACATGATTCTGCTCATGGCCACTCTGGGGCTGGCCCTCTTCACGCTGTGCGGCAAGTTCAAGAAGTGGAAGCAGAATGGGGCCTGCATCCTGGTTACAGCCTTCCTCTCCATGCTCATCTGGGTGGCCTGGATGACCATGTACCTCTTTGGCAACACCAGGCTGCAGCAGGGAGAAGCCTGGGGTGACCCCACCTTGGCCATTACACTGGTGGCCAGTGGCTGGGTCTTCGTCATCTTCCATGCCATCCCTGAGATCCACTGCACCATTCTGCCGGCcccgcaggagaacacacccaactacTTTGACACATCCCAGCCGAGGATGCGGGAGACGGCGTTTGAGGAGGATGTGCAGCTACCGCGGACCTATATGGAGAACAAGGCCTTCTCGATGGATGAACACAATGCAG CTCTGCGAACGGCAGGATTTCGCAATGGCAGCTTGGGAAACAGACCCAGCGCTCCATTCAGAAGCAATGTGTATCAGCCAACTGAGATGGCTGTTGTACTCAACGGTGGGACT ATCCCAACTGCTCCGCCAAGTTACACTGGAAGACACCTCTGGTGA
- the GPRC5B gene encoding G-protein coupled receptor family C group 5 member B isoform X1, whose amino-acid sequence MSHISGSPAGSKERKMRTRQVLAFLLLFVIASGASENASTSRGCGLDLLPQYVSLCDLDTIWGIVVEAVAGAGALITLLLMLILLVRLPFVKDKEKKDPVGLHFLFLMGTLGLFGLTFAFIIREDETICSVRRFLWGVLFALCFSCLLSQAWRVRSLVRHGKSPSGWQLVGLALCLMLVQVIIAIEWLVLTVLRDAKPACTYESMDFVMALIYDMILLMATLGLALFTLCGKFKKWKQNGACILVTAFLSMLIWVAWMTMYLFGNTRLQQGEAWGDPTLAITLVASGWVFVIFHAIPEIHCTILPAPQENTPNYFDTSQPRMRETAFEEDVQLPRTYMENKAFSMDEHNAALRTAGFRNGSLGNRPSAPFRSNVYQPTEMAVVLNGGTIPTAPPSYTGRHLW is encoded by the exons ATGAGTCACATTTCTGGGAGCCCGGCTGGCAGCAAAG agagaaagatgagAACCCGCCAGGTACTCGCCTTCCTCTTGCTCTTCGTGATCGCCTCCGGGGCCTCTGAGAACGCCAGCACGTCCCGGGGCTGTGGGCTGGACCTCCTCCCTCAGTACGTGTCCCTGTGCGACCTGGACACCATCTGGGGCATCGTGGTGGAGGCAGTGGCCGGGGCGGGCGCCCTGATCACGCTGCTCCTGATGCTTATCCTGCTGGTGCGGCTGCCATTTGTTAAGGACAAGGAGAAGAAGGACCCTGTGGGCCTCCACTTCCTCTTCCTCATGGGCACCCTGGGCCTCTTCGGGCTGACGTTTGCCTTCATCATCCGGGAGGATGAGACCATCTGCTCAGTCCGCCGGTTCCTCTGGGGTGTCCTCTTCGCACTCTGCTTCTCTTGCCTGCTGAGCCAGGCGTGGCGCGTGCGGAGCCTGGTGCGCCACGGCAAGAGCCCTTCAGGCTGGCAGCTGGTGGGCCTGGCACTGTGCCTGATGCTGGTGCAGGTCATCATCGCCATCGAGTGGCTGGTGCTGACCGTGTTGCGGGACGCGAAGCCAGCCTGCACCTACGAGTCCATGGACTTTGTGATGGCCCTCATCTATGACATGATTCTGCTCATGGCCACTCTGGGGCTGGCCCTCTTCACGCTGTGCGGCAAGTTCAAGAAGTGGAAGCAGAATGGGGCCTGCATCCTGGTTACAGCCTTCCTCTCCATGCTCATCTGGGTGGCCTGGATGACCATGTACCTCTTTGGCAACACCAGGCTGCAGCAGGGAGAAGCCTGGGGTGACCCCACCTTGGCCATTACACTGGTGGCCAGTGGCTGGGTCTTCGTCATCTTCCATGCCATCCCTGAGATCCACTGCACCATTCTGCCGGCcccgcaggagaacacacccaactacTTTGACACATCCCAGCCGAGGATGCGGGAGACGGCGTTTGAGGAGGATGTGCAGCTACCGCGGACCTATATGGAGAACAAGGCCTTCTCGATGGATGAACACAATGCAG CTCTGCGAACGGCAGGATTTCGCAATGGCAGCTTGGGAAACAGACCCAGCGCTCCATTCAGAAGCAATGTGTATCAGCCAACTGAGATGGCTGTTGTACTCAACGGTGGGACT ATCCCAACTGCTCCGCCAAGTTACACTGGAAGACACCTCTGGTGA